One genomic region from Cucumis melo cultivar AY chromosome 9, USDA_Cmelo_AY_1.0, whole genome shotgun sequence encodes:
- the LOC103502962 gene encoding uncharacterized protein LOC103502962 isoform X1, whose product MSGIQEIVAKKVKVTMIESLIKNQPNTFRSIFQRKKSKNEEDSSPSDSPKFIPQLSPFANSVVARCSKILQMPTEEMQQLFDSELPGINKEPETYSRSLLEFVSYQTLYSMSRRPDYLSDKDFRRLAYDMMLAWECPGSESEPLPQETASCSNEEVEDKEEWSLFYSNSTNMAVQFDDKKTVGPEAFARIAPACIALADIITVHNLFDSLTSSSGHRLHFLVFDKYIRSLDKVIKATKNALHPSTGNLHLSEGEFVLEVDGTVPTQPVLQHIGISAWPGRLTLTSHALYFESLGVGLYDKAVRYDLAADTKQRIKPELTGPLGARLFDKAVMYKSTSVIDPVFLEFPEFKGSSRRDYWLDICLEVLRAHKFIRKHNLSEIQKSEVLARAVFGIFRIRAIREAFHVFSSHYRTLLSFNLAESLPGGDSILETLLGRLLLINGMQRDASGSPPAKQQRQSSPNFLLALSQLGFTLHKEIDYEGDAVLIGDVWVGERNPLEIVVRQSISDSGRAEAAQATVDQVKVEGIDTNLAVMKELLFPFLELARRIQILASWEDSFKSTVFLLLFCFAIIRNWIRFILPCILVFLSVVMLCRRKFGKSKPLEPFRITSPPNRNAVEQLLTLQEVITQVEALIQDGNIFLLKIRALLFAVLPQATDMVALLLVFAALVFAFLPFKYIIMLVLVEAYTREMPYRKETSNKWIRRAREWWIRIPAAPVQLVKPDDKKKKS is encoded by the exons ATGTCTGGAATACAAGAGATCGTGGCCAAGAAAGTGAAGGTCACCATGATTGAGAGCTTGATAAAGAACCAACCCAACACATTCAGATCCATTTTTCAGCGCAAGAAATCCAAGAATGAAGAAGATTCATCCCCTTCCGATTCTCCTAAATTCATCCCTCAACTCTCTCCCTTCGCTAATTCTGTTGTCGCTCGCTGTTCCAA GATTCTTCAAATGCCCACTGAAGAAATGCAACAACTTTTTGATTCAGAGTTACCTGGAATTAACAAGGAACCTGAAACTTATTCTAgaagtttgttggaatttgtctCATACCAAACACTCTATTCTATGAGTAGACGTCCAGATTATTTAAGTGACAAGGATTTTCGACGCTTGGCTTATGACATGATGCTTGCTTGGGAGTGCCCTGGTAGTGAAAGCGAACCACTACCGCAA GAAACTGCTTCTTGCAGTAATGAGGAAGTAGAGGATAAGGAAGAGTGGTCACTGTTTTATTCAAATTCTACAAACATGGCTGTTCAG TTTGATGACAAGAAAACTGTTGGACCAGAAGCTTTTGCACGGATAGCTCCTGCTTGCATTGCTCTCGCAGATATCATAACTGTTCACAATCTTTTTGATTCACTGACAAGTTCTTCAGGTCATCGACTCCATTTTCTTGTCttcgacaaatatataagaagTCTTGATAA GGTTATTAAGGCAACTAAAAATGCATTGCACCCATCAACTGGAAATCTTCATCTTTCTGAAGGAGAATTTGTCCTTGAAGTTGATGGTACAGTACCCACTCAACCAGTTCTTCAGCATATTGGCATTTCTGCATGGCCTG GGAGGTTGACACTGACCAGTCATGCCTTGTACTTTGAATCATTGGGCGTTGGTTTGTATGACAAGGCTGTTAGATATGATCTGGCAGCCGATACAAAGCAGAGAATAAAACCTGAACTTACAGGACCATTGGGTGCTCGTCTCTTTGATAAAGCTGTTATGTACAAGTCAACGTCTGT GATAGATCCTGTTTTTTTAGAGTTTCCTGAATTCAAAGGCAGTTCTCGGCGGGATTATTGGCTGGATATCTGTCTTGAGGTCCTGCGAGCGCACAAGTTTATCAGGAAGCATAATCTTAGTGAAATTCAGAAATCAGAAGTACTTGCAAGGGCGGTTTTTGGCATTTTCAGAATTCGTGCAATTAGAGAAGCTTTTCATGTTTTCTCATCGCACTACAGAACATTACTCAGTTTTAATCTGGCAGAAAGTCTTCCTGGGGGAGATTCAATTTTGGAAACTCTCTTGGGTCGACTGCTGTTGATAAATGGTATGCAACGTGATGCTTCTGGGAGCCCACCTGCAAAGCAACAACGACAATCGTCTCCAAATTTTCTTCTAGCACTAAGTCAACTTGGATTCACCTTACATAAAGAGATAGATTATGAAGGTGATGCAGTTTTAATTGGAGATGTTTGGGTGGGTGAGAGAAATCCCTTGGAAATTGTGGTGAGACAATCCATATCAGATTCAGGCAGGGCTGAAGCTGCACAAGCTACTGTTGACCAAGTGAAAGTGGAGGGTATTGATACAAATCTTGCAGTAATGAAG GAACTGTTGTTTCCGTTTCTGGAATTGGCTAGACGTATTCAGATTCTGGCCTCATGGGAAGACAGTTTCAAATCTACAGTTTTTCTACTGCTGTTCTGCTTTGCTATTATAAG GAATTGGATAAGGTTTATTTTGCCTTGCATTCTAGTATTCCTTTCGGTTGTTATGCTCTGCCGCAGGAAGTTTGGCAAAAGCAAGCCATTAGAACCTTTCAGGATCACATCACCCCCTAATCGAAATGCTGTGGAACAGCTGCTGACCTTGCAAGAAGTCATCACTCAAGTTGAAGCATTGATTCAAGATGGGAATATTTTTCTCCTAAAAATAAGAGCTCTCTTATTTGCAGTACTTCCACAG GCGACAGACATGGTTGCACTACTGCTCGTTTTTGCAGCATTAGTATTTGCATTTCTGCCATTTAAGTACATAATCATGCTAGTATTAGTCGAGGCATATACAAGGGAAATGCCGTACAGGAAGGAAACGAGCAACAAATGGATTAGACGGGCAAGAGAATGGTGGATTAGAATACCTGCTGCTCCTGTTCAGCTTGTCAAACCTGAtgataagaaaaagaaatcataG
- the LOC103502962 gene encoding uncharacterized protein LOC103502962 isoform X2, translated as MSGIQEIVAKKVKVTMIESLIKNQPNTFRSIFQRKKSKNEEDSSPSDSPKFIPQLSPFANSVVARCSKILQMPTEEMQQLFDSELPGINKEPETYSRSLLEFVSYQTLYSMSRRPDYLSDKDFRRLAYDMMLAWECPGSESEPLPQFDDKKTVGPEAFARIAPACIALADIITVHNLFDSLTSSSGHRLHFLVFDKYIRSLDKVIKATKNALHPSTGNLHLSEGEFVLEVDGTVPTQPVLQHIGISAWPGRLTLTSHALYFESLGVGLYDKAVRYDLAADTKQRIKPELTGPLGARLFDKAVMYKSTSVIDPVFLEFPEFKGSSRRDYWLDICLEVLRAHKFIRKHNLSEIQKSEVLARAVFGIFRIRAIREAFHVFSSHYRTLLSFNLAESLPGGDSILETLLGRLLLINGMQRDASGSPPAKQQRQSSPNFLLALSQLGFTLHKEIDYEGDAVLIGDVWVGERNPLEIVVRQSISDSGRAEAAQATVDQVKVEGIDTNLAVMKELLFPFLELARRIQILASWEDSFKSTVFLLLFCFAIIRNWIRFILPCILVFLSVVMLCRRKFGKSKPLEPFRITSPPNRNAVEQLLTLQEVITQVEALIQDGNIFLLKIRALLFAVLPQATDMVALLLVFAALVFAFLPFKYIIMLVLVEAYTREMPYRKETSNKWIRRAREWWIRIPAAPVQLVKPDDKKKKS; from the exons ATGTCTGGAATACAAGAGATCGTGGCCAAGAAAGTGAAGGTCACCATGATTGAGAGCTTGATAAAGAACCAACCCAACACATTCAGATCCATTTTTCAGCGCAAGAAATCCAAGAATGAAGAAGATTCATCCCCTTCCGATTCTCCTAAATTCATCCCTCAACTCTCTCCCTTCGCTAATTCTGTTGTCGCTCGCTGTTCCAA GATTCTTCAAATGCCCACTGAAGAAATGCAACAACTTTTTGATTCAGAGTTACCTGGAATTAACAAGGAACCTGAAACTTATTCTAgaagtttgttggaatttgtctCATACCAAACACTCTATTCTATGAGTAGACGTCCAGATTATTTAAGTGACAAGGATTTTCGACGCTTGGCTTATGACATGATGCTTGCTTGGGAGTGCCCTGGTAGTGAAAGCGAACCACTACCGCAA TTTGATGACAAGAAAACTGTTGGACCAGAAGCTTTTGCACGGATAGCTCCTGCTTGCATTGCTCTCGCAGATATCATAACTGTTCACAATCTTTTTGATTCACTGACAAGTTCTTCAGGTCATCGACTCCATTTTCTTGTCttcgacaaatatataagaagTCTTGATAA GGTTATTAAGGCAACTAAAAATGCATTGCACCCATCAACTGGAAATCTTCATCTTTCTGAAGGAGAATTTGTCCTTGAAGTTGATGGTACAGTACCCACTCAACCAGTTCTTCAGCATATTGGCATTTCTGCATGGCCTG GGAGGTTGACACTGACCAGTCATGCCTTGTACTTTGAATCATTGGGCGTTGGTTTGTATGACAAGGCTGTTAGATATGATCTGGCAGCCGATACAAAGCAGAGAATAAAACCTGAACTTACAGGACCATTGGGTGCTCGTCTCTTTGATAAAGCTGTTATGTACAAGTCAACGTCTGT GATAGATCCTGTTTTTTTAGAGTTTCCTGAATTCAAAGGCAGTTCTCGGCGGGATTATTGGCTGGATATCTGTCTTGAGGTCCTGCGAGCGCACAAGTTTATCAGGAAGCATAATCTTAGTGAAATTCAGAAATCAGAAGTACTTGCAAGGGCGGTTTTTGGCATTTTCAGAATTCGTGCAATTAGAGAAGCTTTTCATGTTTTCTCATCGCACTACAGAACATTACTCAGTTTTAATCTGGCAGAAAGTCTTCCTGGGGGAGATTCAATTTTGGAAACTCTCTTGGGTCGACTGCTGTTGATAAATGGTATGCAACGTGATGCTTCTGGGAGCCCACCTGCAAAGCAACAACGACAATCGTCTCCAAATTTTCTTCTAGCACTAAGTCAACTTGGATTCACCTTACATAAAGAGATAGATTATGAAGGTGATGCAGTTTTAATTGGAGATGTTTGGGTGGGTGAGAGAAATCCCTTGGAAATTGTGGTGAGACAATCCATATCAGATTCAGGCAGGGCTGAAGCTGCACAAGCTACTGTTGACCAAGTGAAAGTGGAGGGTATTGATACAAATCTTGCAGTAATGAAG GAACTGTTGTTTCCGTTTCTGGAATTGGCTAGACGTATTCAGATTCTGGCCTCATGGGAAGACAGTTTCAAATCTACAGTTTTTCTACTGCTGTTCTGCTTTGCTATTATAAG GAATTGGATAAGGTTTATTTTGCCTTGCATTCTAGTATTCCTTTCGGTTGTTATGCTCTGCCGCAGGAAGTTTGGCAAAAGCAAGCCATTAGAACCTTTCAGGATCACATCACCCCCTAATCGAAATGCTGTGGAACAGCTGCTGACCTTGCAAGAAGTCATCACTCAAGTTGAAGCATTGATTCAAGATGGGAATATTTTTCTCCTAAAAATAAGAGCTCTCTTATTTGCAGTACTTCCACAG GCGACAGACATGGTTGCACTACTGCTCGTTTTTGCAGCATTAGTATTTGCATTTCTGCCATTTAAGTACATAATCATGCTAGTATTAGTCGAGGCATATACAAGGGAAATGCCGTACAGGAAGGAAACGAGCAACAAATGGATTAGACGGGCAAGAGAATGGTGGATTAGAATACCTGCTGCTCCTGTTCAGCTTGTCAAACCTGAtgataagaaaaagaaatcataG